A genome region from Fervidobacterium changbaicum includes the following:
- a CDS encoding NUDIX hydrolase, whose amino-acid sequence MKRFLGEFNYYAVCVPVYESKILFEVRSENIPQPLEVSFPGGHIEMNEEPYEAALRELKEETGLRTVDFLFEVEPLVTPFNSVIYPFVVAVDINELRINTNEVKETFLVPIEHFQRPYSIGIVDVELKPREDFPFHLIAFGRNYNWKRGIYKVIFYKYGDYIIWGITAKIAQRTYELMKERGG is encoded by the coding sequence TTGAAGAGGTTTCTGGGTGAATTCAATTACTACGCGGTGTGCGTACCGGTATATGAGAGCAAAATCCTTTTTGAAGTGAGGTCTGAGAATATCCCACAGCCTCTGGAGGTATCTTTTCCGGGTGGACACATTGAGATGAACGAAGAACCTTATGAGGCAGCACTTAGAGAACTCAAAGAAGAAACCGGACTTCGAACAGTCGATTTTCTTTTCGAAGTAGAACCGCTGGTAACACCGTTTAACTCAGTCATCTACCCGTTTGTCGTTGCTGTGGACATTAACGAACTTCGGATAAATACTAATGAAGTAAAAGAGACGTTTTTGGTTCCTATTGAACACTTTCAAAGGCCCTATTCTATTGGAATTGTAGACGTCGAACTAAAACCACGCGAAGACTTTCCATTTCATCTCATAGCTTTTGGAAGAAACTACAACTGGAAGCGAGGGATTTACAAGGTCATTTTTTATAAATACGGAGATTACATCATCTGGGGGATAACCGCCAAAATAGCACAAAGAACCTACGAACTTATGAAAGAACGAGGGGGATAG
- a CDS encoding YifB family Mg chelatase-like AAA ATPase, with protein sequence MFFSTKSAVIVGITPLLVDVEVDINQRSVKRDINIVGLPDTAVKESKQRILSAFKNSNILVPDGLITVNLAPSDVKKEGTFLDFAIALAILGAAKYIPPFNSVVIGELGLDGTVKKVKGVLPILLEFQNSSTSFIIPADNIPEATATKANFLAFKSLYEAVQSIKTNQFPRILYEIPILQDDAYEVDFSEIRGHLVPKRALEVAASGGHNVLMVGPPGTGKTMFARRFPTILPPMSEHEIIETSKIYSAIGLLDSKLVTKRPFRSPHHTSSAVAVIGGGTNVKPGEVTLAHNGVLFLDELPEFRRDVLEALREPLEDGVVTVSRSKATHVFPASFQLIAAMNPCPCGYYGDKEIACKCSPYEIKRYWKNISGPILDRIDIQIQVPRISYDEMRGKVQQTNGESSAQIRERVVRARERQLRRYKEENIKLNAKLTHRMVEKYIKLDDKAEDILKIYATKYRLSGRALDKILKVSRTIADLNGDEIVDAKDVSEALQYRLNNIESDFIL encoded by the coding sequence ATGTTTTTTAGCACAAAATCAGCGGTTATTGTTGGAATAACTCCGCTTCTAGTCGATGTGGAAGTGGACATAAATCAACGAAGTGTGAAAAGGGATATCAACATCGTTGGGTTACCGGATACCGCTGTTAAGGAGAGCAAACAGAGGATTTTAAGTGCTTTCAAGAACTCTAATATTTTAGTACCAGATGGTCTAATTACCGTTAATTTGGCACCCAGTGACGTAAAGAAGGAAGGAACGTTCTTAGATTTTGCCATTGCCTTGGCGATCTTAGGTGCTGCGAAGTATATCCCACCTTTCAACTCAGTTGTTATCGGAGAACTTGGGCTGGATGGAACCGTCAAAAAGGTCAAAGGTGTCCTTCCGATCTTGTTGGAATTTCAAAACTCCTCGACATCTTTTATAATCCCTGCAGATAACATCCCTGAAGCTACGGCTACAAAAGCGAATTTTCTTGCTTTCAAAAGCCTGTACGAAGCAGTACAGTCAATAAAGACCAATCAATTCCCACGCATCTTGTACGAAATACCTATTCTACAGGATGATGCATACGAGGTTGACTTTTCAGAGATCCGCGGACATTTAGTTCCGAAGCGTGCACTTGAAGTCGCCGCAAGTGGTGGTCACAATGTGCTGATGGTAGGACCTCCGGGCACAGGAAAGACGATGTTTGCGAGGAGATTTCCGACCATACTACCTCCAATGAGCGAACACGAAATCATTGAAACTTCCAAAATATACAGTGCCATAGGTCTTTTGGACTCGAAACTTGTAACGAAAAGGCCGTTCCGAAGTCCTCACCATACCTCCAGTGCTGTAGCGGTAATCGGTGGAGGTACCAACGTGAAACCGGGAGAAGTCACACTCGCACATAACGGTGTGCTCTTTTTGGATGAGCTTCCTGAATTCCGAAGAGATGTCTTAGAAGCATTACGTGAACCGCTTGAGGATGGTGTGGTAACGGTTTCGCGTTCAAAGGCGACACATGTTTTTCCCGCTTCTTTCCAATTAATTGCCGCTATGAACCCATGTCCCTGCGGATACTATGGAGACAAAGAGATAGCATGCAAATGTTCGCCATACGAAATCAAAAGGTACTGGAAAAACATCTCTGGCCCAATACTCGACAGAATAGACATACAAATCCAAGTTCCCAGAATCTCTTATGATGAGATGCGGGGTAAAGTTCAGCAAACAAATGGAGAGTCAAGCGCTCAAATTCGCGAAAGGGTTGTAAGAGCACGGGAAAGACAACTACGTAGGTACAAGGAAGAAAATATAAAGCTCAACGCGAAATTGACGCACAGGATGGTTGAGAAATACATTAAGTTAGACGATAAGGCGGAAGATATTTTAAAAATATACGCTACCAAATACAGACTCTCGGGAAGAGCTCTGGACAAAATATTGAAAGTTTCAAGAACGATCGCTGATCTCAATGGAGACGAGATCGTCGATGCAAAGGATGTTAGTGAGGCCTTACAGTACAGATTAAAC